In Schistocerca cancellata isolate TAMUIC-IGC-003103 chromosome 7, iqSchCanc2.1, whole genome shotgun sequence, a genomic segment contains:
- the LOC126092797 gene encoding mucin-4-like, which translates to MTAPVRSVPTVQTTCSDANSLQHGFLDSLPDTTPINPSVNTTPVAPTTASTQTTAPKSSVEISMLSNLSDFQASAAAQCASKIVENTVSNVTHKEPVTSKVTTKGNVSSIGKETALMRSSPFQGSLWKPPRAGSIELVQDSQSNMLLRQQVPHPSTVTNVNSFMTQPGPVQPLDLSGGSTGSQPPDGPLQRQLPPSSASSYAIQRQMLHSGNLPIPAPQVVTPRPTLRSSERSMMLPQLASTHGIPNYIPSPILPPPGFASTQRVSVANNDRRQSPANVTQPYSANPGVILKVPIIPTAATRCNSQREVPTAISPSTVSTDPQCASPTPDPNVKDCGSDTGAQQEE; encoded by the coding sequence ATGACGGCGCCGGTAAGATCAGTACCTACAGTTCAAACTACGTGCAGTGATGCAAATAGCCTCCAGCATGGCTTTCTTGATTCGTTGCCTGACACCACTCCTATAAATCCTTCTGTTAACACAACACCAGTGGCACCAACTACAGCAAGCACACAGACCACAGCTCCTAAGTCTTCAGTGGAAATTTCTATGCTGTCTAACCTGTCAGACTTTCAGGCTTCTGCAGCAGCACAATGTGCCTCAAAGATAGTTGAAAACACAGTTTCAAATGTTACACACAAAGAGCCAGTAACCTCTAAAGTAACTACGAAGGGAAACGTCTCAAGTATTGGGAAAGAAACTGCTCTAATGCGAAGCTCGCCTTTCCAAGGGTCATTGTGGAAACCTCCACGAGCAGGCAGCATTGAATTAGTCCAAGACAGCCAGTCAAATATGCTGTTGAGGCAGCAGGTACCACATCCATCAACTGTAACGAATGTAAACAGTTTCATGACACAACCAGGTCCGGTGCAGCCACTTGATCTCTCAGGGGGTTCCACAGGCAGCCAGCCACCTGATGGTCCACTACAGCGACAGCTACCTCCGTCTTCTGCTTCGTCATACGCCATCCAAAGGCAGATGCTACATTCTGGAAATCTTCCTATCCCTGCTCCACAGGTTGTCACACCCAGACCCACACTACGTTCCTCTGAAAGATCAATGATGTTACCACAACTTGCCTCAACACATGGAATTCCAAACTATattccttctcctatccttcctccacctGGGTTTGCGAGCACACAACGGGTATCTGTGGCTAACAACGATCGAAGACAATCTCCTGCAAACGTAACACAACCTTACAGTGCTAATCCTGGTGTAATACTCAAGGTGCCAATAATACCCACTGCTGCCACAAGGTGTAACAGCCAGCGTGAAGTGCCAACTGCGATATCACCTTCCACAGTTTCAACGGATCCTCAGTGCGCGTCACCAACCCCAGATCCTAACGTCAAAGACTGCGGTTCAGACACAGGGGCTCAGCAAGAGGAATGA